Part of the Halalkalibacter krulwichiae genome is shown below.
TCAGATCCCATCACTGGTGGATGTATGAATACAAGAGGCGTTCCCTTGCCGTAGATTTCATAGTGCAAATGAAGACCTGACTTCTTTAAGAATGGCAACGCAGCGCCCTCCTTCTATAATTCAATTACGACTGAATAATGGGAAGCAACCAATGGTAAAGTTTATAACCTAAATAGACACCTACAATCCCCATAACCCCAGCTAAAGCAGGAGGAGCAGGAATTGGCAACTTAATTAACGCAAAGACAAATCCAACAATCAATCCAGCTATCAGCGCGAGTATCACTTCTTGCATGTTATCCCTTCTTTCTCTTCTTACTATGTGTGAAAAAAATTTTTTTATCCGAGCTCACTCTTACCAAATGACTTCAATAAAAAACCAAATAACCATTACAAGCTGAAGAATTGCTTTGGCAAATGTACCACTTAAAAAAGCAAATAACGAAGCTGTTGCTACTTTGGCAGCGTGACTCGGGTCTTTACTTGTAAGCATTTCTGCTATAAATACAAGAATGAACGGAACAATGATTAATCCAAACGGCGGATACACAAACGAACCAACGATCACACCGACCGCTGCCATACGTTCTCCCCATTTAGATCCTTTATACTTCTTTACGAAAAATTGGCTCGCAATCAAATCTGACACTAAAATTAATAACGTTAATAGCCCTGTTCCGGCCCAAAACCAAACCGAAAGCTGTCCTGCTTCGACCAGAAAGGCATAAAGTAAAAAACCACCCCACAACGCCGCGACAGAAGGGATAATCGGAAAAATCAATCCAACAAAACTTACAATGAACAAAGCAATGATGAGAATCCAATAAAAAATCTCCATAAGTACCCCCAATAAAGAAGTCTCTTATCTAGCTTGTGCTACGACCTTAAAAATTAACTATTTTCTCTCCAAATGAAGATAATGACAATTCAAATCTTCACTCATTCAGTATTGGCCAATTTTCAAATATATGAATGAAAGACTTATTTTACCAGTGAACAGGCTGTCTTGGCGAAAAAAGAGCCTGTAATCGAAAGATGATTACAGGCATGATGACATTCAACCTCTTACATTTTCTCTGGTGCTTTTACTCCGACTAGTGCAAGGGCATTTTTAATTGTTGTTTGCGTTGCTTTCATTAGCGCAAGTCGAGCGCATGAAGCTGTTTTATTTTCAGGATCAATGACGCGCTCTGCATTATAGAAACTGTGTAGTGTTGATGCTAGGTCATGAACGTAGTTTGTAATGCGGTGCGGCATTTGCTTTTCTGCTGCTTCTGCAACAATTTCAGGGAAGGCCCCGATTGCTTTTAATAAGTCATAAGCCTTTTCTGATGAGAGTACCGATAGATCGGTTGTTTCATCAAATGTAAGCCCTTGTTCTTCCCCTTGACGAAGCATGCTGCATACGCGAGCATGAGCGTACTGAACGTAATAAACAGGGTTTTCGTTTGATTTTGAAACAGCTAAGTCCATATCGAAGTCAAGTTGTGAATCCGTGCTACGCATCGCAAAGAAGTAACGAGTTGCATCAGTTCCTACTTCCTCCATTAGATCACGTAGTGTGACTGCTTTTCCTGTCCGTTTACTCATCTTTACTTTTTCGCCGCCTTGGAACAAGCTCACCATTTGGATAATTTGAACATCAAGTTGTTCAGGTGCATATCCTAAAGCTTGGATCGCTGCTTTCATCCGCGGAATATAACCGTGGTGATCGGCTCCCCAAATGTTAATTAACTTTTCAAATCCACGGTTCATTTTATCTTGGTGATAAGCGATATCTGGCGTTAAATACGTATAGCTTCCATCATTTTTTATAAGGACACGGTCTTTATCGTCGCCATAAGCCGTTGAACGGAACCATGTAGCGCCTTCCTCTTCGAACGTTTCACCTTTTTCTTTTAGTACTTGTAATGTTTCAATAACTTTCCCTGACTCATATAAAGATGTTTCAGAAAACCAGTTGTCAAATTCAACACGATATTCTTGCAGATCAACCTTAATTTTCTCAAGCTCTTTCTCAAGGCCATATTGACGTAAAAAGGCGTGGCGTTCACTCTCTGAAACATGAACAAATTGATCACCATACTCATCTGCTAATGCTTGTCCAAATCCAATGATATCTGAACCATGGTACCCATCTTCTGGCATGGCTTTCTCTAAACCTAATGCTTGATAGTAACGAGCTTCTAATGAATACGTTAAATTATTAATTTGGTTACCAGCATCATTAATGTAGTATTCACGTTCTACATC
Proteins encoded:
- a CDS encoding DUF456 domain-containing protein → MEIFYWILIIALFIVSFVGLIFPIIPSVAALWGGFLLYAFLVEAGQLSVWFWAGTGLLTLLILVSDLIASQFFVKKYKGSKWGERMAAVGVIVGSFVYPPFGLIIVPFILVFIAEMLTSKDPSHAAKVATASLFAFLSGTFAKAILQLVMVIWFFIEVIW
- the argS gene encoding arginine--tRNA ligase, giving the protein MNSVEQIKQQLKDEIILAIEAAGLAERSEIPEVVLETPKDKAHGDYATNMAMQLARVAKKAPRIIAEELLANLNNERASVEKVEIAGPGFINFFMDNSYLRDVIPTVLQAKDTYGETNVGGGKRIQVEFVSANPTGTLHLGHARGAAVGDALCNILAKAGYDVEREYYINDAGNQINNLTYSLEARYYQALGLEKAMPEDGYHGSDIIGFGQALADEYGDQFVHVSESERHAFLRQYGLEKELEKIKVDLQEYRVEFDNWFSETSLYESGKVIETLQVLKEKGETFEEEGATWFRSTAYGDDKDRVLIKNDGSYTYLTPDIAYHQDKMNRGFEKLINIWGADHHGYIPRMKAAIQALGYAPEQLDVQIIQMVSLFQGGEKVKMSKRTGKAVTLRDLMEEVGTDATRYFFAMRSTDSQLDFDMDLAVSKSNENPVYYVQYAHARVCSMLRQGEEQGLTFDETTDLSVLSSEKAYDLLKAIGAFPEIVAEAAEKQMPHRITNYVHDLASTLHSFYNAERVIDPENKTASCARLALMKATQTTIKNALALVGVKAPEKM
- a CDS encoding XapX domain-containing protein — translated: MQEVILALIAGLIVGFVFALIKLPIPAPPALAGVMGIVGVYLGYKLYHWLLPIIQS